The segment GGCACAAAGTCTGACCCTTTATATCCATCTCTCTCAAAATACTCTCCCACGGAGATCTTGAACATGGACTCTAAAGCTTTGAGCAAGTCTGAGTATCCTTTATAACAGCTCAAATCTATTTTCCTCAGGTATGGTGCACCATCCATACTTACTTTCACATAGATTCCTTGACCCTCACGATCAGATTCATTCTTCTTTGTCTGAATGTTGTTCTTCCTGTATGATCTAACTGGTGGCCATCCAACAATCTGAGCCCTGCCAAAAGGAAAAACATTGCcaataaaccaaaattttgtttcattgcCAATCAGATTCAGAgatcttttgtgtgtgttttaaacTTACTTTCTAGGAGGGGATGTGTCTGTTTTCGTCGTTGACGACTCAATCTCATTCTCATCATCAGCTTGTAGTGCTCTCTTATTGCAAGTTACTCTTTCGCTTTGTTCACATACATTGTCTGTTCCTAGTAATCCCAGCCTCAGCTCCGTTTCCTTTAGGTTAACAAACTCATCCATTGTCTCAACAAACTTCTCTGTAACTTCTGAGTTTTCCTTAAGAGTTAGAGGAGAATAAAAGAAAGCTTTTGGGTTGTTTGAGAGGATAGAGAAGTTTATAGTAAAGATGAAGATGAGGCTTCGTGGAAGCTGAGTGTTATAAAGAAGTTAAAGAgggaactgttttttttttcttttttgaaaaaaggacAAAGGAAAAAACAGCAGAGCTTATCGGTAGCAGTAACGGCAACTTTGAGGCAAAAGTGTGTCCCATCTACCTGGGGACATGTGTATGATAGACGGTCCAGATCAAATCTTTGAACCTCCACCTCATGTGGTCTGCCAATACTGACTTGTTTGTCACCTCTCTCTGTCTATCTCTGAAAGCTAAAAGTTTGGTCAGATTTCCTCATCTTCTTTACTTCAGTTCTGGTTATAGTCTTATAGATCATCTTAACGAACTCTTTCATTTTGAATTGTGTGTGATTTAGTGTTTAGATTTGATTAGTTTGTTTCAACcatacttttctttttgttagcTATCAAAGGGATGGAATCCTTGTGTCTTTTCAATAGGACTTTAGATCAAAAGTTTTAACCTTTTTGTGCAAACTCTCGCCTCCAAAATTTGACAAGTACTTGGGCCCTTGAAAAGCTATAGAGCCAACAAGAGAAGTTCTCTCTTTGTCTTTCTTTACAGGGTTTTGTGAAAGCCCACAACTTTTGTCTGTATATAATATAACGATCATGACATGTCACAACCACACACGTAAAATAGTCCAGACAAGGCATCTTCCTTTTGGTTCTACAGCTCAAGGCTTAGTTAATTGTCAGCAACATCATAATGGGGGTTACAGCGTGTCATTTGGCTGTATAGGAGCGCTTCTATTTACGTCTTTGGCATGACATAATCGAAGTGAATCGGATCTAACATATGGTTTAATTTGAGTTTTCTTCCTGCTTGTAACTGAGGTTTTGCATGCATGGTTTCAGTCCTAACCGGTCTTATGAGTTATGAACAGTGATTAATAACTTTATATTCCGATCTATGTAAATATCTAGTTATGTATtatcttttgtaaaaaaaaattgataaaaatataagatttagAGATTTTCTTTAGGAACATTACATTTAATGgactatatatattgttttctcCGTTTTGAAAATGtcatttcaatatttttgatacaaatcaagaaaataattgaaatgaatttatatttttaataattacaacttttttttttgaaaaaaagttaaactctaatctattaaaaacacatacCTAATTCACGGATGGGACTTGGGAGGTACAATCCATGCATGGATTCATATCCTCATGGTCACGTGTAGAGCTAACATCTCGCACTAGAGAAGAATTGAACCTTGGCATGGACCAACATGACATTCCTCTTCTAATGGAGACCACTAAACCACTACAACATAGTTAATTACAACTATTTAACTGATCATAGTGTTCATAATAAATACAGTTATCTATAAATGAacaatgtatttttaaaaaaatccacttgctaaaataactaaaataataatcaagGATCGCAAAATGAAAATCTGAAAAACAAAACGCTTAAAAATAACCATAGTCAGATCATCGTATCGAATGAAGATGAGATGGATGTTATATTTTAGTACTCCTCCTGTTTCAATTTGTAAGTAGTTTTAGATAAAAACACTAGTATcaataaaactattatttttttaaatatatcatttaatatacaaattaaccaattaaataaaagcaaacatatttttattggttacaCAATATACAATCaatgcaaaaattaaattgaaatgttaaaactatttagattttgaaacaatttttttagcTAAAACTACTTATAATATGAGACGGAGGGAATATCaaaactctaaaataaaataaaaactctaaaatgatatttttgtgtagcaaaaagtaaaataaaatgatatctTTTACTTGTTTACTTTTAATGATATAGAACAAGAGTATCCATTACCAAAAAAGATAGCTTCAAAACCTAATTTAGTTATGCTCATTATAGCGGGGTAATGATGATTCGTTGTTAATCGTATTTGCCGACAAAATAATCAAGGCTCCTACATAACATGGCATGGAATATCGCCAACCATCATCGAGACCGTACACCTGTAATGAAATCATATAAGGAATAGAGATGTGGGTCCCATGTAACACGGAATCGTCGGTGATGACTTGCAATTGgataatattttaagattaaTTAAATGGGCTGGGCCGACGAAAATTGGACTCTTTTTACTTCGACGGCGTTCTGGACCACTTCTGTCTTCTCACTATACTCTCAATAaccttttctattttcttaattacatagcaaactttataatttttttatccacaattttttttgccTATTTGATTTGACTCAAACTAGACTCGAATCCTGGGTTTCCTCATTGCTTTCAGGGATCTGTTTAAACCcttttcattatttaattaattttaattttagttaggACCTTTTCAGGGATATGCTATTTTGCCTTCTTTTTTTATGGCCAAGGAAAATTTCTACTCTCTCTCCTTCGtgataatttatgttttagaaaaaaaaactatttcttaaaaattcatattttacatcttcaatatatataataatagtaaattgtaaattttaaagatatttattgCGTTTGCTGAATTTTATTTGGTTAAAAGTTATAAGAAATAGTAaatcacaaaaaataatatatttataattaaaaatttacgtGCTTTCTTAAAATATGCgaaaactctaaaatatatattattttggaacaaagaaaatattattaattaatttgaattaacaaaaaaatacttcttctatttcacaaaaaaatattacttgaaggttttcacacatattaaagaATCATTTGAAAATAATAGATATTCACATACtagatatttttattctatCTAATTAATACACTAATACAATGTGGTTGAAAATGagcatttatttaaaattttgcattgaaaatacaaaacaacattttttttgaaagaagaataaaactctaaaacgacactttttaaaaagtcaTGGAGTAGTAGTTAATCTCCAATTCTCcctctataaatatatataaaaaagataaaagcataaaatgtaaaattacaTGTacctgtattttttttttgtcatcacatgtacctgattaaaataatagttttgtattgtatatttttagGCCATGCTATATAAAACAGAAATGGGAAAAGTAAAGTTAGTATATGAGTCTATATAATCAAGGATTCAAGCTACAAGTTTTGAAAACTAGAACataatttatacttttttttagcAAACATAATGTATACTCTTTCATATCTTTTTGGTAATAAGTCAtccaaaggaaaaaaaaaactttagggCTAGAAGAATATTGTATAGATATTGAAACTGTTTTCCCTATTAATCTTTGGAATTATTGGACAGGGAATAATGTTTACCGGTCAAATGTGATCAATAAAGCGATCCACCAAATCTCTTGTATGATAATTTCATCCCACTATTTACCGAACTTATGGATTTTGCAAATCGTCGTTGATCTCACCGTTAAAGTTTTTGGGATCATCCAACTATCAGATGTTTTTAGATCCCGATACATTTGATTACCCATTTAACGATGATTTTAAGGAATGGTTTAATAAGAGCAAactatagttatatttttttgttcaaagcaaactatagttaatatttttgaacaaaTAAATGTACTCAGTTGCATACCGATGACCTGATGGCCATGTATATACAACATTTGACGTACAACCATTGCAATAGCCGCGGAGTACTGAATAAGAAAATACTGCAAAATTATCTAATACTAATACAATTAGATCGATTTAAATCAGTCAATTAATTTAACTGCTTTTAGGAATTAAGTAATAGACATTCCAAGCAGTGGTTGATTGGTTCGAatgtgattttaaaaatttagttgtaGTGAAATTAGCTGtgtaaagttattattttagattttttgcaGAGACTTTTGATCtagttaaatttgttgtaaCTGTAAGTTATAaactgtaaatattttaaaataaaatatgtgaaatatgtaatgtatataaaaaataattattttatcaattaaataatttatattaatatttttataaattatcaaagtttactgttatttaaaatgtgatatgtaaataataatgatgttatttaaaatatttcaataattttaaaaacaccaaaaactaaattaaatatttaaagatgttttaattatgattatctaatttattttatattatagatatttattttattttacagattCTACAACCTATAAAAGAAAGTTTTAGGTTTTATacctaaaatacttaaaaaaaaatttgctttattttttttttgctgtaactttaaaaataaagctaaaacaagttttgttaaaatttatagaaacttGAAATAggtttttaactaataaaaataaagctaCAACGTTATTGGTAAagtttagttatttaaaaataaataaaactaaagtaaGGAGATAAAATCCAACCAATCACCTACACACTGATTATTCCCCACCATTAGGCTATATTGTTAAGAGTTTTGcccatatatattatatataatatcatgAACTGAGTGATTTTcgaatatttactttttatgaTATAATCAAGAAATCATTTTATCTAAATGATTTTTACAAAAGACTAATTATACATGGACTAGAACAATAGAATACATATAATTGATTCTCTACATTTGTATTGACCatgatataataatattactGATTTCTAttgatgttgttgttttttttttttttttttttttgtcaacaaacacagactcatatagactctgtgaaccaaactggtagctccgCATCCAAATGGACGACAAAAGACGCTTGCTTCCTTGCACTACGTGCTAAGCTATCCGCCCTTTTATTTTGTGTCCGTGGTATATGAACGAGCTCTGAACTGGTGAAACTCCTCCTCAAGGCTCTAATATCTTCTAAGTAACTTGCAAAGgctggccattcttctggttccgaaaccatcttcaccaactgagaacaatccgttgcaaacgtgacTGAGAATTGtcttaaattcctcatacattccatcgcCCAAATTAACGCCTCCATTTCTGAATGTAATGGCGAACTAGTGGCTCTTGTATTCCTTGCACCCATAAGTCCGTCATAACCTTCCAAGGTGCTATACCATCCTTGTCCCGAAAAATTATCCTGCcctttccatgatccatctgTGAAACACCATCTACCTGGTATTGTTGGGGTTGTCGCCTGAGATCCTGGAAGATGGCGATCTGTACCCTGAGCGGGAATGACTTGTGCCTCAGCCCATAATAATGCCTCCGTTTCCGCCAATTTTAGTGTATCCATTGGGTCAATATCCATATTACTAAACACTTTATTATTTCTTGCTTTCCATATATACCAAAGGATCCATGCAAACTGATGATCATCCATTGCCGGTTGcattctccaaaataaataatccatatttgtaAACAAAGCATGTGTTGGAAAACAGGCTGGGTTTGTTGGGATTTTCGACAACGCCCATATCTGAATTGCCGGTGGACACTCgaagaaaacatgatttattgATTCTTCGGGTGCCCCACACCTGTCACAAATAATATCTCCCTTTAGTCCTCGTGCCTTTAGATTCTTTTTTACCGATATACATCCTGAAAGTAATTGCCATAAAAAATGTTTCATCTTCGGTGGACACTTTATTTTCCAGCAAAACGCCTTCAAAGAAGAGATCGAAGGACCATGTACTTGTAGTGTTTTATCTTTATCCGGATAAACCCGTTCAATTTGATAACCAGATTTAACCGTGTACTTTCCATTCATTGTAAAATGCCAACCATCCCTATCATCCAATCTTGATCTGCTCAGTGGCAAACTCTCGATTATTTTTGCATCAAGTGGATCGACCAATGTCATTATAGCCTGAATATTCCAAGTTCTCGATGTTGCATCAATAAGAGCATCCACCGTGAGATCTGGAAAAAGAgagtgattatttttatttgctggtctcgggcgagtggatGGAAGCCacggatcattccatactgaaatAGAAGatcctgttcccacccttttgattagtcctttgctaaccagagatctagcagagacAATACTACGCCATCCATAGGACGCCGAGTACGATCTAATTGGTTCCAGGGGGGATGCATTCCGAAAATACCGTCCCTTGAACACTCGGGAGAATAAAGAGTTTGGTTTCTCTAGTAATCTCCATAATTGTTTCCCCAACATAGCCGTGTTAAAATCCGTAAAGTCCTTGAAACCCAAGCCACCCTCCTCTTTAGGGCTACATACTTTGTCCCATGATTGCCAATGCATTCCTCTTGTGTTACCTGaaggactccaccaaaattgaGCCACTGCACTTGTAAGCTTCTTGATAATCGTTTTCGGAATACGAAAACAGGACATTACATGATTTGGTAAAGCCGTGGCTACTGATTTTATAATAACTTCCTTTCCTCCCTTGGTGAAAAATTTAAACGTCCATCCATTAATCCTATTATTTAAGCGTTCCTGGACAAACCCAAATACCTGTGTTTTTGGTCCACCCAGGTTTTCTGGGATTCCTAAATATGATCCCATACCACCCAGATTTTGTATCCCCAGAACATCCCGAAGTTCCTGTCTCTTAGATTCCTCAATCTTATGTCCAAACTGAATTGACGATTTGTCAAAATTTATCTGCTGTCCTGATACCCCCTCATATTCTTTCAGGATCCGAAGAATAACCTGGCACTCCTCCTTTTGTGCTCGACAAAAAAAGAGACTGTCATCTGCAAACAGCAAATGAGAAATCGGTGGGCAAGCTCTCGCTACCTTTATACCCGTCAATAATTTCCCCCTCTCCGCCTTCTTAATATTTGCCACCAAAGCTTCAGTACACATAATGAACAGATATGGAGATAAGGGATCCCCTTGCCTAAGACCCCGCTGTGGAATAATATGACCTTTTGGTTGTCCATTCAAAAGTACTCTGTACTGTACTGTAGAGATGCAACCCATCATTAAATGGACCCAATGAGGAGCAAAACCTAATTTAGAGAGGAGCGCTTGAATGAAATTCCACTCCACTCTATCATAGGCTTTGCTCATATCCGTTTTAATTGCCATAAACTTTCCCTGGCATGATTTATTTGTCCTCAGACCATGAAACATTTCTTGAGCAATAAGAATATTATCCGAAATCAACCGTCCAGGTACAAAAGCCGATTGAGTTTCCGAAATCAGTGCCGGAAGACACGACTTTAATCTCTGACACAAAACCTTTGATATAATCTTGTACCCAACATTACAGAGGCTGATGGGCCTAAGTTCCGTCATCTTTGTCGGTCTCTCCTTTTTAGGGATCAAACATATATTCGTAATGTTTAATCTTTCATCCAATTCTCCTGTTGTCAAAAAA is part of the Raphanus sativus cultivar WK10039 chromosome 5, ASM80110v3, whole genome shotgun sequence genome and harbors:
- the LOC108860416 gene encoding auxin-responsive protein IAA3, which gives rise to MDGAPYLRKIDLSCYKGYSDLLKALESMFKISVGEYFERDGYKGSDFVPTYEDKDGDWMLIGDVPWEMFECNCKRLRIMKGSEAKGLGSGV